The Solanum lycopersicum chromosome 8, SLM_r2.1 DNA segment TAAGCGGCGACTCAATTTTCACAAACttaattgtaaatgtaaaatacttgtataaataaaaacatcagaaagataaaaaaaaaaatgtacaatCGTTTATCTACTTGGCTAGCGAGTATGGATCAATTCATATATCTTTGAGCTTTGATTATCAAAGAAAAGATACTTGTAAGAGAGGAAGTGAAgagaattcaaatttaatattttaaatgagcAGTGAAAATTTATTCGTATTCGACATATCAGTtcaatctttaaattttttattacttaatcaattaatcttacATTTATGagttcatatatattatataaggaaaattgtatataatagcaaactaataacctaaattaaatggaatagctagggcttgatttaattgtgctccatagcaaacattagctaaaatttgccagcgtctctctcccaaaaatctcgctcgccactctccattctcgctcgcctctctcgctttatacacagaagtttataattctgtttctgttttgtataaagcgagagaaaattgtatatacacatgcaaaaatgtatatcttcgtgttatacacttaattatacaatttacaaacattttacttcaaatattgcagaggaaaaggccaacgaattatacaattgcgaattacacaattgcagtgaaatacaattttctctagcgtTATACGaaatgtatatattgtgtttctgtttttgtataaagcgagaaaaacatatatcttcttgctatacacttataattatgcaatatacatacattttaattcaattcaactgtatgcaaagcaaattatacaattgcagcgaaataggccagcgaattatacaattgtatatgtatagcgaattatacagttttatgtttgctatggagcgcaattatgcaaactttgctataacatacaaatatgaattttatgtttgctatatgtgaaagttgccctactatatattaaaatttcaaagaaCTTTTACACGTAAATTTGTGCTACATGTCGAAAATACTAAATTTAGATATcatatataaactttaaaattcatttaataaTAAACCATGAATTTCTTGTATGTGGTGGTTGGGCTTACGAGGTTCAGATTTAATTGGGCCTGGTTTTGGGCCGTAGGGCGCTACCATCAAATGAGATTCTTACGTACGTATGTAttgatttgataattttaattttgaaaaatattatattattattgattggGTATGATTTGTATTTTAAAGTTGCATTTCGATATGGCATATTGATGATCGTAGCTTGATCGAACTCAACCTATCTATACTCATAGAATTATGActtctatttttcaaaaaaacgtCTCAATTTATTATACTAACATCTTATCcgtatagaaaaattaaaaaagaagaacaacaaTTTTCTTAGTTAATTAATCAATCACCTAAAAAACACATTTCAATCACGATAGTAGAGTTAAAGTTTCAATATTACTTAATTAGAGGTAAAAAGTTTTTCTAATAGACCTTCAGTTCAAGGAAAACACAGAATTCAAAGCAGTATAGAGAAATAAATAGCAGagacaaaaaatatattgacaAAATACCGTTAGAAAATAACAAGTTCTTCTGTGTTATTAACCAGGTAAACTTCTACAACTACTTCaaagttttggaattttttttttttttggaatttcagTTTGAAATTTCTGCATTAATTGGGACTATCTTGattacatctttttttttttttttttttgtagattttaTGTACTTAAAGATATATTCTTTAGGCTTATTTTTGCTAAAGAATCTTGGATTTTGCTTGAGTTTCCAGCTCATCGAAGGCACGACCCTTACTTTCAAGAATAAAATGGTCCTAAATAGAGCGAGATAGATATAGATAACAGAGTaaacgatacaatacaatacattatgagCCAGAGGGTAGAGGTTGCTATGTTTAAAGCTAATTTATTATTTGCCACAAAACTACAGAAATCAATTGTAACTTGTTATGTATTTGGGAACCATGAAGAAACAGATGCCTCCACTGAACACTAACTTGTTCAACTCTCTGCACAGACAAATTGAGTTAGGAAAAAAGATAAACAATTGAGCAATAGATACAGAAATAGTGTTGTTCCTGCTATAAAACAAAAGATTTTGATGCATACATACCTGGTTTATTTGCTAATTCATGCTTAAACCACGTTTTTGACGTCTCTTCTTTTGCCTTTTTCGCTTCTTAGCAGCAATTTGTTGAGCGATATCTTCAGCAAACTTCACATACCATTTTGGTTTTTGCAGTAGAAACATGAGGCCTCCTATCAACAATCCAAATATCATACCACAACCGTAACCTATTGCAACTGCTTCCCATGTAAACCCGCTCATAAAATatgaatcatcatcatcatcgtgtTCATTTCTGTTCCCACACTCCTTTGACAGTGGAAATCCACATAAATCAGGATTTCCACAATACGAATCATTTGGAAATGTATTGAACTGTTTCCCAATAGGAATGCGCCCAGCCAGATGATTGTAGGAAAGGTTTAAGACCTCGAGAAATGTCAAACTCGACAATTGACCTGGAATTTCTCCAATGAGTCTGTTCCATGAGAGATCTAATGCTTCGAGCTGCTGCAACTTTGTGAATTCTGCAGGAATATGTCCACGGAAGCTGTTGTGGGATAGGTTTAGTAACACAAGTGACCTCAGATTTCCAACGGAAATTGGAATATCTCCTTCAAACCTGTTGCTTGATAAATCAACACTCGTCATAATTGATGTGATTCTCATATCAAACTCATTGCCTTTTATCACTAAACTAACATGGTAAAAGTAATCTCTCCGAGTCCCATTCCAAGATCGACTAATTCCTGCTTTTCCTTCATCCACATCCATCATACCTCTAAAACTTTTGAAAAGATTAGATGATAAAGTTCCAGTGAACCCATTGAAGGAAAGGTCAAAGATTCGTAACTCAGGAAATGGAAATTCAGACTCCAAATCACCAATTGGACCGTGAAAGAGATTTGATTTCAGAATCAAAACTTGTAGGTTTGGAAGTTTCTCCAGCCATATGGGGAACGTATCATTGAACTTGTTGTTCCCCAAATCAAGAGCTACCAAGCTCGTACAGTTAACCAAGGATCGCGGGACTTGTCCCCTCAATTGATTGCCATATAAACCAAGATACTGTAACCCTGTAGATAAGAATGTTGGTATCTCTCCATGAAAATTATTCATTCGCAAGTCTAAAATAGAAATGAGCCTATTGGAGTTACCCAAACAGTCTGGAATTGAACCATTGAAATTGTTCTGAGCCAAAATGAGGAATGCAAGGTTAATCAAGTCACAAATGGATTGATGCAGAGGCCCTTGAAGAAGATTGTTCTCCAAATTAAGGTAGGACAAGTACTCTGAGTGCCATACTTGTTTTTCAAAGCCTGTGAGGAAGTTATGAGAGAGATCCAGGCTATCTATGCTCATGAATAACATCCAATAAGGTATTTCTCCATGCAGATTGTTGTACGAAATATCAATAAATGGTACCGAGGAACTCATGTTGAGCTCATTTGGCAATTCCCCAGTAAATTTATTTGCTTGAACACTTAAAGACATCAAGGATGGTAATTGGAATAACCAAGGGGGTGTTGCGCCAGTTAAATAATTGAAGGACAGATCAAGATTAAACAGGTTTTGAAATCCGCTTATATTAGAGGGAAGTGGACCAGTTAGTGAATTGTTTTGCAACTCTAAACCATCAAGGTGTGTCAAGGTTGCAATGGAATAAGGGAATGGGCCAACGAAATTGTTACTGTGAAAATCTAAACTATTCAGCTCTGAAAAGTTGGCAAAGATGTCTGGAATCGAGCCTTCAAAATTATTGGAAGAGAGAGATAAGGAGTCAAGTTTATTCAGCTTTCCGATACTTGAGGGAACATTTCCAGTGAAGCTGTTATCTGAAAGTATCAACTCTCTAATTGCAGTGAGGTTGCCAATGGATTCTGGAATGGAGCCTCGAAAATGGTTGGAAGAGAGATGTAAATTAACGAGTTTGTTTAATTTTGAGATAGTTGAGAGAATATTACCAGTGAAGTTGTTACCTGAAAGTATCAACTCTCTGATTGTAGTGAGGTTGCCAAAGGATTCTGGAATCGAGCCAGATAAATGGCAATTAAAGAGGTTCAAACGCCAAAGAGAACGGAGAATACCAATAGAATCAGGTACCTTGCCAAAAATACCGGTATAAGAGAAGTCCAACTCTAAAACACTTTTACTGAAATTCCAGTGGAAATTTGGCAAAGTGCCTGTTAACGACGGATTATCTCCCAATCCCAGCACTTGCAAGTTTGGTAGACGAAAAAGCTGAGAATCAGTTATGTTCCCAAACATGTTGGTGCCTTGAAGACTTAACTTCCTAAGGGAAGAAGGGAACTTCTTAGGTAACTCAAATGATGCATACACATCGTCAAACAACAGTACCTCTAAGTTGGTTAAGTTGTGCAGCAAACTTGTGAAGGTTGTTCGGCCAACTTGTATGTAACTTCCGGAGAGATCAAGTGAAATCAACTTAGACAGCTTGCATAACCCTGGTGGAATCATCTTCCTTTCGTTAAATATTCCAGAATCCGAAAGATTGAGATGCGTCAAGCTACTGAGTTCACTAATACTATTTCCAAGTGGGAAGTCATTGAACACATTGAGGGCAAGGTTGAGTCTTTGGAGATGACCAAGTTTTGTGAGGCTATTGTTAGCATTGATGGTTCCAATAAGAAAGCTGCAAGAAAGGTCGAGGCCTATGACATGACCCGTCAATCCATTGCAAGTAACACCACCCCATTCACAACAATCTCTTGTAGCATTCCAAGACAAAGTCTTGGCTTCGGCCTCACTGTCACAGCCA contains these protein-coding regions:
- the LOC101256316 gene encoding receptor-like protein Cf-9 isoform X1 is translated as MEYQQLLIAFCFYSLFVHQSQLTYARKHLCTRDEAFYLLQLKQGLTVDKNAYYYGCDSEAEAKTLSWNATRDCCEWGGVTCNGLTGHVIGLDLSCSFLIGTINANNSLTKLGHLQRLNLALNVFNDFPLGNSISELSSLTHLNLSDSGIFNERKMIPPGLCKLSKLISLDLSGSYIQVGRTTFTSLLHNLTNLEVLLFDDVYASFELPKKFPSSLRKLSLQGTNMFGNITDSQLFRLPNLQVLGLGDNPSLTGTLPNFHWNFSKSVLELDFSYTGIFGKVPDSIGILRSLWRLNLFNCHLSGSIPESFGNLTTIRELILSGNNFTGNILSTISKLNKLVNLHLSSNHFRGSIPESIGNLTAIRELILSDNSFTGNVPSSIGKLNKLDSLSLSSNNFEGSIPDIFANFSELNSLDFHSNNFVGPFPYSIATLTHLDGLELQNNSLTGPLPSNISGFQNLFNLDLSFNYLTGATPPWLFQLPSLMSLSVQANKFTGELPNELNMSSSVPFIDISYNNLHGEIPYWMLFMSIDSLDLSHNFLTGFEKQVWHSEYLSYLNLENNLLQGPLHQSICDLINLAFLILAQNNFNGSIPDCLGNSNRLISILDLRMNNFHGEIPTFLSTGLQYLGLYGNQLRGQVPRSLVNCTSLVALDLGNNKFNDTFPIWLEKLPNLQVLILKSNLFHGPIGDLESEFPFPELRIFDLSFNGFTGTLSSNLFKSFRGMMDVDEGKAGISRSWNGTRRDYFYHVSLVIKGNEFDMRITSIMTSVDLSSNRFEGDIPISVGNLRSLVLLNLSHNSFRGHIPAEFTKLQQLEALDLSWNRLIGEIPGQLSSLTFLEVLNLSYNHLAGRIPIGKQFNTFPNDSYCGNPDLCGFPLSKECGNRNEHDDDDDSYFMSGFTWEAVAIGYGCGMIFGLLIGGLMFLLQKPKWYVKFAEDIAQQIAAKKRKRQKKRRQKRGLSMN
- the LOC101256316 gene encoding receptor-like protein Cf-9 isoform X2 — encoded protein: MEYQQLLIAFCFYSLFVHQSQLTYARKHLCTRDEAFYLLQLKQGLTVDKNAYYYGCDSEAEAKTLSWNATRDCCEWGGVTCNGLTGHVIGLDLSCSFLIGTINANNSLTKLGHLQRLNLALNVFNDFPLGNSISELSSLTHLNLSDSGIFNERKMIPPGLCKLSKLISLDLSGSYIQVGRTTFTSLLHNLTNLEVLLFDDVYASFELPKKFPSSLRKLSLQGTNMFGNITDSQLFRLPNLQVLGLGDNPSLTGTLPNFHWNFSKSVLELDFSYTGIFGKVPDSIGILRSLWRLNLFNCHLSGSIPESFGNLTTIRELILSGNNFTGNILSTISKLNKLVNLHLSSNHFRGSIPESIGNLTAIRELILSDNSFTGNVPSSIGKLNKLDSLSLSSNNFEGSIPDIFANFSELNSLDFHSNNFVGPFPYSIATLTHLDGLELQNNSLTGPLPSNISGFQNLFNLDLSFNYLTGATPPWLFQLPSLMSLSVQANKFTGELPNELNMSSSVPFIDISYNNLHGEIPYWMLFMSIDSLDLSHNFLTGFEKQVWHSEYLSYLNLENNLLQGPLHQSICDLINLAFLILAQNNFNGSIPDCLGLQYLGLYGNQLRGQVPRSLVNCTSLVALDLGNNKFNDTFPIWLEKLPNLQVLILKSNLFHGPIGDLESEFPFPELRIFDLSFNGFTGTLSSNLFKSFRGMMDVDEGKAGISRSWNGTRRDYFYHVSLVIKGNEFDMRITSIMTSVDLSSNRFEGDIPISVGNLRSLVLLNLSHNSFRGHIPAEFTKLQQLEALDLSWNRLIGEIPGQLSSLTFLEVLNLSYNHLAGRIPIGKQFNTFPNDSYCGNPDLCGFPLSKECGNRNEHDDDDDSYFMSGFTWEAVAIGYGCGMIFGLLIGGLMFLLQKPKWYVKFAEDIAQQIAAKKRKRQKKRRQKRGLSMN